One Miscanthus floridulus cultivar M001 chromosome 11, ASM1932011v1, whole genome shotgun sequence DNA window includes the following coding sequences:
- the LOC136492370 gene encoding uncharacterized aarF domain-containing protein kinase At1g71810, chloroplastic-like, translated as MPLQTLLLHLAPIPSVSPVSSSPLAPTSSQNLRSQFESPRSSASPEAQMLLLQPRAVPAPALRGRPPRPRRRLVPTPLASAPSSIVVSSDEDAFTRCSGYLFEEGAATESELPTAYDLPGIAAVYRRRPLLVLRRSLQIGTSFGRWFALRYLDRVNERADDMFELRAAQLRRILLELGPAFVKIAQAVSSRPDVVPPAYLDELSLLQDRIAPFSNDVAFNIIEKELGLPLNMIFSEITPEPVAAASLGQVYQARLRSNGKVVAVKVQRPGVQAAISLDIYILRFLASLARKAAKLNTDLPAVLDEWASSLFREMDYREEARNGLKFRELFGKFRDVSVPEMYLEQTRRRVLIMEWIEGERLSEVRDQYLVEVGVYCSLSQLLEYGFYHADPHPGNLLRTVDGKLAYLDFGMMGEFRQDLRDGFIEACLHLVNRDFDALAKDFVTLGLLPPTAQKGEVTKALTGVFENAVNRGVQNISFGDLSGNLGRTMYKFKFQIPSYFSLVIRSLAVLEGIAISFNPNYKVLGSSYPWIARKVLTDSSPKLRSTLQTLLYKDGTFQIDRLESLLTESLRARTEQSLVRNQQEDVDSTRYAIKQVLSFTFTDQGAFVKDLLLQEIAKGIDALGVATLSSATSAAASRLPFAGGPSPFSSLDDEDATNLRNLYRLLLLLSKVSQKENPSPSPGYNSAIEKEGGSTDELSLALYEMTSLPEFLSVLSVIPELPPESQQQLLLLPADLTNRILSRAVARTIRRLFM; from the exons ATGCCGTTACAAACACTACTACTCCATTTGGCGCCTATCCCATCCGTTTCTCCAGTTTCGTCTTCCCCGCTTGCCCCAACCTCCTCTCAAAATCTCCGTTCCCAATTCGAATCCCCCAGATCCTCCGCGTCGCCAGAAGCCCAGATGCTTCTCCTGCAGCCCCGCGCAGTCCCTGCGCCTGCTCTGCGGGGGAGGCCTCCTCGGCCACGCCGGCGGCTGGTGCCGACTCCCCTCGCCTCCGCGCCCAGTTCCATCGTCGTCAGCTCCGACGAGGACGCATTCACCAGGTGCTCCGGGTACCTGTTCGAGGAGGGAGCGGCTACCGAGTCGGAGCTCCCCACCGCGTACGACCTCCCCGGCATCGCGGCCGTGTACCGCCGCCGCCCGCTCCTCGTGCTCCGCCGCTCGCTGCAGATCGGCACCTCCTTCGGCCGGTGGTTCGCGCTGCGGTACCTCGACCGCGTCAACGAGCGCGCGGACGACATGTTCGAG CTTCGGGCGGCTCAGCTCAGGAGGATACTGTTGGAGCTTGGTCCG GCATTTGTGAAGATTGCACAAGCAGTTTCGTCGCGGCCG GATGTTGTTCCACCTGCATACCTTGATGAGCTCTCACTACTTCAGGACCGCATAGCACCATTTTCAAACGATGTTGCTTTTAACATTATAGAGAAAGAGCTTGGGCTGCCACTGAATATGATTTTCTCTGAGATAACACCAGAGCCTGTTGCTGCTGCATCTCTTGGGCAG GTTTACCAGGCTAGGCTCCGCTCCAATGGTAAGGTTGTTGCTGTCAAAGTACAAAGACCTGGAGTTCAAGCAGCAATTTCATTAGACATATATATCTTGAGGTTCCTAGCTAGTCTTGCAAGGAAGGCTGCCAAGTTGAACACAGACCTTCCA GCTGTTCTTGATGAATGGGCATCAAGCCTATTTCGG GAGATGGATTATAGAGAAGAAGCAAGAAATGGACTTAAGTTCAG AGAATTGTTTGGGAAATTTAGAGATGTCTCGGTTCCTGAAATGTATCTGGAGCAAACTAGAAGGCGAGTCCTTATCATGGAATGGATCGAG GGGGAAAGGTTGTCTGAAGTCAGAGATCAGTATTTGGTTGAG GTTGGAGTATATTGTTCGCTTTCCCAGCTATTagagtatggattttatcatgcaGATCCACACCCCGGAAATCTTCTGCGTACAGTTGATGGGAAATTAGCCTACTTAG ATTTTGGGATGATGGGAGAATTCCGACAAGACCTTCGTGATGGATTTATTGAAGCTTGTCTTCATCTTGTTAACCGTGATTTTGATGCTTTAGCAAAAGATTTTGTAACCCTTGG TTTACTTCCTCCAACTGCCCAGAAGGGTGAAGTCACAAAGGCATTGACAG GTGTATTTGAGAATGCTGTTAACAGAGGAGTTCAGAATATAAGCTTTGGAGATCTGTCAGGAAATCTTGGACGAACAAT GTATAAATTCAAGTTCCAGATACCTTCTTACTTTTCCCTTGTAATTCGAAG CCTTGCTGTTTTAGAAGGTATCGCAAtcagcttcaatccaaactataAAGTTCTGGGCAGTTCATATCCATGGATTGCGAGAAAAGTTCTCACTGACAGTTCACCAAAGCTTCGATCAACTTTGCAGACTCTTCTTTATAAG GATGGCACTTTCCAAATTGATCGCCTGGAATCTTTGTTAACTGAG TCACTTCGTGCCAGAACAGAGCAATCATTGGTCAGAAATCAACAAGAAGATGTCGACAGTACGAGATATGCAATTAAGCAAGTCTTGTCATTCACATTCACTGACCAG GGTGCTTTTGTGAAGGATTTACTTCTTCAGGAGATTGCTAAG GGAATAGATGCACTTGGCGTAGCCACATTAAGCTCTGCAACATCTGCAGCAGCCTCCAGATTGCCATTCGCTGGTGGCCCATCCCCATTTTCCTCACTAGACGACGAGGATGCCACCAACTTAAGAAATCTGTATCGCCTGCTCCTACTTTTATCTAAGGTTTCTCAGAAGGAAAATCCATCTCCG AGTCCTGGATATAACAGTGCCATAGAGAAGGAAGGTGGTAGCACGGATGAACTTTCTCTTGCGCTGTATGAAATGACCTCTCTGCCAGAATTTCTTTCAGTTCTTTCTGTCATTCCTGAG CTTCCACCGGAGTCCCAACAGCAGTTGCTTCTTCTGCCAGCGGATTTAACCAATCGTATTTTATCTCGGGCTGTCGCGAGAACCATTAGAAGACTGTTCATGTAA